One region of Burkholderia pyrrocinia genomic DNA includes:
- a CDS encoding monodechloroaminopyrrolnitrin synthase PrnB family protein, translating to MERTLDRVCAFEATHAAVAACDPLRARALVLQLPDLNRKKDVPGIVGLLREFLPARGVPSGWGFVEAAAAMRDIGFFLGSLKRHGHEPADVVPGLEPVLLDLARATDLPPRETLLHVTVWNPAAADAQRSYTGLRDEGHLLESVRISMAALEAAIEVTVELYDVPLRSPAFAQGCDELAAYLQKMVESIVYAYRFISVQVFYNELRPFYEPIRVGGQSYLGPGAVEMPLFVLEHVLWGSRSDHPAYREFKETYLPYVLPAYRAVYARFAGEPALVDRVLGEAQAAGARGEPVRAGLAALDRVFEVLLRFRAPHLKLAERAYEAGQSGPAIGSGGYAPSALVDLLTLTRAARSRLRAALDEP from the coding sequence GTGGAGCGCACCCTGGACCGGGTATGCGCATTCGAGGCCACGCACGCCGCGGTGGCGGCCTGCGATCCGCTGCGGGCGCGGGCACTCGTTCTGCAACTGCCTGACCTGAACCGTAAAAAGGACGTGCCCGGCATCGTCGGCCTGTTGCGCGAGTTCCTGCCGGCGCGCGGCGTGCCCTCCGGCTGGGGCTTCGTCGAAGCCGCCGCCGCGATGCGGGACATCGGGTTCTTCCTGGGGTCGCTCAAGCGGCACGGACACGAACCCGCGGACGTGGTGCCCGGGCTCGAGCCGGTGCTGCTCGACCTGGCGCGCGCGACCGACCTGCCGCCGCGCGAGACGCTCCTGCACGTGACGGTCTGGAACCCCGCGGCGGCCGACGCGCAGCGGAGCTACACCGGGCTGCGCGACGAAGGGCACCTGCTCGAGAGCGTGCGCATCTCGATGGCGGCCCTCGAGGCGGCCATCGAAGTGACCGTCGAGCTGTACGACGTACCCCTGCGGTCGCCCGCGTTCGCGCAAGGGTGCGACGAGCTGGCGGCCTATCTGCAGAAAATGGTCGAATCGATCGTTTACGCTTACCGCTTCATCTCGGTACAGGTCTTCTACAACGAGCTCCGCCCCTTCTACGAACCGATTCGAGTCGGGGGCCAGAGCTACCTCGGCCCCGGGGCCGTGGAAATGCCCCTCTTCGTGCTGGAGCACGTGCTGTGGGGCTCGCGATCGGACCACCCAGCTTATCGAGAATTCAAGGAGACGTACCTGCCCTACGTGCTTCCCGCGTACAGGGCGGTCTACGCCCGGTTCGCCGGGGAGCCGGCGCTCGTCGACCGCGTGCTCGGCGAGGCGCAAGCGGCCGGCGCGCGGGGCGAGCCCGTCAGGGCCGGGCTGGCGGCCCTCGACCGGGTCTTCGAGGTCCTGCTGCGCTTCCGGGCACCTCACCTCAAATTGGCGGAGCGGGCGTACGAAGCCGGGCAAAGCGGCCCCGCCATCGGCAGCGGGGGGTACGCGCCAAGCGCGCTCGTCGATCTGCTCACGCTCACGCGTGCCGCGCGGTCCCGCCTCCGCGCCGCGCTCGACGAGCCCTGA
- a CDS encoding 4Fe-4S dicluster domain-containing protein — MSKWNLIIKVGRCENCQNCVIATRDEHVGNDFPGYAAPAAASAESPVRILRRVQGASHMVETTYLPVMCNHCDDAPCMRVGGSAVRKRADGIVIIDPDKARGRKDIVKACPYKAIVWNEELQLPQIWIFDAHLLDQGWSRPRCQQSCPTDVFETVKLDDTAMAEKARREGLKVLRPNLGTKPRVWYSGLERWETCFVGGSVSVQAGDVVECVTDAVVALYVGNLQVAETVSDGFGDFRFDGLAGGSGLYRVKIRHALGNAWRECELGDSAYLGEIRLSQSTNAVAIECS; from the coding sequence ATGAGCAAGTGGAACCTGATTATCAAAGTCGGGCGTTGCGAGAACTGCCAGAACTGCGTGATCGCCACGCGGGACGAACACGTCGGCAACGACTTCCCCGGTTACGCCGCACCCGCCGCGGCCAGCGCCGAGAGCCCCGTCCGCATCCTGCGTCGTGTACAGGGCGCTTCGCATATGGTCGAGACCACTTATCTGCCGGTCATGTGCAACCATTGCGACGACGCGCCCTGCATGCGTGTGGGCGGCAGCGCCGTTCGCAAGCGTGCCGACGGCATCGTCATCATCGATCCGGACAAGGCGCGAGGCCGAAAGGACATCGTCAAGGCCTGCCCCTACAAGGCAATCGTCTGGAACGAAGAGCTGCAACTGCCGCAGATCTGGATCTTCGATGCTCATTTGCTCGACCAGGGTTGGTCCCGCCCGCGTTGTCAGCAGTCGTGCCCCACCGATGTCTTCGAGACGGTCAAGCTCGACGACACGGCGATGGCCGAAAAGGCCCGACGCGAGGGACTCAAGGTATTGCGACCCAACCTGGGCACGAAGCCCCGCGTCTGGTATAGCGGCCTCGAGCGTTGGGAAACGTGCTTCGTCGGCGGAAGTGTCAGTGTCCAGGCAGGAGACGTGGTCGAGTGTGTCACGGATGCGGTCGTCGCCTTGTATGTAGGTAATCTGCAGGTAGCCGAAACCGTCTCGGACGGCTTCGGCGATTTCCGGTTCGACGGCCTGGCCGGGGGCAGCGGCCTCTACCGAGTCAAAATCCGACATGCCCTCGGCAACGCTTGGCGCGAGTGCGAATTGGGCGACAGCGCCTACTTGGGCGAGATCAGGCTCAGTCAGTCGACAAACGCCGTGGCGATCGAGTGCTCATGA
- a CDS encoding NAD(P)/FAD-dependent oxidoreductase: protein MIQNSPANGRDSNHFDVIILGSGMSGTQMGAILANQQFRVLIIEESSHPRFTIGESSIPETSLMNRIIADRYGIPELDRITSFYSTQRYVASSTGIKRNFGFVFHKPGQEHDPKEFTQCVIPELPWGPESHYYRQDVDAYLLQAAIKYGCTVRQKTSVTEYHADKDGVAVTTAQGERFTGRYMIDCGGPRAPLATKFKLREEPCRFKTHSRSLYTHMLGVKPFDDIFKVKGQRWRWHEGTLHHMFAGGWLWVIPFNNHPRSTNNLVSVGLQLDPRVYPKTDISAQQEFDEFLARFPSIGAQFRDAVPVRDWVKTDRLQFSSTACVGDRYCLMLHANGFIDPLFSRGLENTAVTIHALAARLIKALRDDDFSPERFEYIERLQQKLLDHNDDFVSCCYTAFSDFRLWDAFHRLWAVGTILGQFRLVQAHARFRASRDEGDLDHLDNDPPYLGYLCADMEGYYQLFNDAKAEVEAVSAGRKRAEEAAARIHALIDERDFARPMFGFGYCITGAKPQLNNSKYSLLPALKLMHWTQTSAPAEVKKYFDYNPMFALLKAYITTRIGLALK, encoded by the coding sequence ATGATTCAGAACAGCCCCGCGAACGGGCGCGACAGCAACCACTTCGACGTGATCATTCTCGGCTCGGGCATGTCCGGCACCCAGATGGGGGCCATCCTGGCCAATCAACAGTTTCGCGTGCTGATCATCGAGGAGTCGTCGCACCCGCGGTTCACGATCGGCGAATCGTCGATCCCCGAGACGTCTCTCATGAACCGCATCATCGCCGATCGCTACGGCATTCCGGAGCTCGACCGCATCACGTCGTTCTACTCGACGCAGCGTTACGTCGCGTCGAGCACGGGCATCAAGCGCAACTTCGGCTTCGTGTTCCACAAGCCCGGCCAGGAGCACGACCCGAAGGAGTTCACGCAGTGCGTCATTCCCGAACTGCCGTGGGGTCCGGAAAGCCATTATTATCGGCAGGACGTCGATGCCTACCTGTTGCAAGCCGCCATCAAATACGGCTGCACGGTCCGCCAGAAGACGAGCGTGACCGAATACCACGCCGACAAAGACGGCGTCGCGGTGACCACCGCCCAGGGCGAACGGTTCACCGGCCGGTACATGATCGACTGCGGAGGCCCCCGCGCGCCGCTCGCGACCAAGTTCAAGCTCCGCGAAGAGCCGTGTCGCTTCAAGACGCACTCGCGCAGCCTCTACACGCACATGCTCGGGGTCAAGCCGTTCGACGACATCTTCAAGGTCAAGGGGCAGCGCTGGCGCTGGCACGAGGGGACCTTGCACCACATGTTCGCGGGCGGCTGGCTGTGGGTGATTCCGTTCAACAACCACCCGCGGTCGACCAACAACCTGGTGAGCGTCGGCCTGCAGCTCGACCCGCGTGTCTATCCGAAAACGGACATCTCCGCGCAGCAGGAATTCGACGAGTTCCTCGCGCGGTTCCCGAGCATCGGCGCGCAGTTCCGGGACGCCGTGCCGGTGCGCGACTGGGTCAAGACCGACCGCCTGCAATTCTCGTCGACCGCCTGCGTCGGCGACCGCTACTGCCTGATGCTGCACGCGAACGGGTTCATCGACCCGCTCTTCTCCCGGGGGCTCGAGAACACCGCGGTGACCATCCACGCGCTCGCGGCGCGGCTCATCAAGGCGCTGCGCGACGACGACTTCTCCCCCGAGCGCTTCGAGTACATCGAGCGCCTGCAGCAGAAGCTTCTGGACCACAACGACGACTTCGTCAGCTGCTGCTACACGGCGTTCTCGGATTTCCGCCTGTGGGACGCGTTCCACAGGCTGTGGGCGGTCGGCACGATCCTCGGGCAGTTCCGGCTCGTGCAAGCCCACGCGAGGTTCCGCGCGTCGCGTGACGAGGGCGACCTCGATCACCTCGACAACGACCCACCGTACCTCGGATACCTGTGCGCGGACATGGAGGGGTACTACCAGTTGTTCAACGACGCCAAAGCCGAGGTCGAGGCCGTGAGCGCCGGGCGCAAGCGGGCCGAGGAGGCCGCGGCGCGGATTCACGCCCTCATCGACGAACGAGACTTCGCCAGGCCGATGTTCGGCTTCGGGTACTGCATCACCGGGGCCAAACCGCAGCTCAACAACTCGAAGTACAGCCTGCTGCCGGCGCTGAAGCTGATGCACTGGACGCAAACCAGCGCGCCGGCAGAAGTGAAAAAGTACTTCGACTACAACCCGATGTTCGCGCTGCTCAAGGCGTACATCACGACCCGCATCGGCTTGGCGCTGAAGTAG
- a CDS encoding LysR family transcriptional regulator: MDLLAAMRIFVRVVERGNLSRAAKDLGLGQPTVSDRVDRLERFLGVKLLLRNTRAVSCTDEGILFYQRSKIVLDAADEARAVVTLGNKIVRGRIRIAAPHGLGEVVLPEILTVIREHNPQLYIDLVLNDEITDPVTEGVDISLRLGQIGDGNFVARRLGYVRRVLVASPLYIEKHGLPEEPTDIVGHPFIRVTGLFNDGQLRLMCPSKSVRPTPINVVISTSHWRPVYELLLNGAGIGVLQEHVCIDALESGRLVRLLPDYTVPGFDLHALLPVTRPVPSKTQVVVKIIEEYLPKAMARAADGALDI; this comes from the coding sequence ATGGATTTGCTTGCGGCCATGCGAATATTCGTGCGGGTTGTCGAGCGTGGCAATTTGTCGAGGGCCGCGAAAGATCTCGGCCTGGGCCAACCTACCGTTAGCGACCGCGTCGATCGGCTCGAACGGTTTCTCGGCGTCAAATTGCTGCTTCGGAACACGCGTGCGGTGTCGTGCACCGATGAAGGCATTCTGTTCTATCAGCGAAGCAAGATCGTGCTCGACGCGGCCGACGAGGCACGGGCCGTCGTCACGCTCGGCAACAAGATCGTGCGTGGGCGCATTCGCATTGCCGCGCCACATGGGTTGGGCGAAGTCGTGCTGCCGGAAATACTCACGGTAATCCGCGAACATAATCCGCAGCTCTATATCGATCTCGTCCTGAATGACGAAATCACCGACCCCGTCACCGAGGGCGTCGATATTTCATTGCGGCTCGGCCAGATCGGCGATGGCAATTTCGTCGCGCGTCGATTGGGTTATGTACGACGCGTACTGGTCGCGTCGCCGCTTTATATCGAAAAGCACGGGCTGCCGGAGGAACCGACCGACATCGTCGGGCACCCATTCATTCGCGTCACGGGGCTCTTCAACGACGGCCAGCTTCGCCTGATGTGCCCGTCTAAATCGGTGCGGCCGACGCCGATCAACGTCGTCATCAGCACCAGCCACTGGCGGCCGGTCTACGAGCTACTGCTGAACGGCGCGGGTATCGGCGTCCTTCAGGAACACGTCTGCATCGACGCCCTGGAATCCGGCCGGCTCGTCAGGCTGCTGCCGGATTACACGGTACCGGGATTCGACCTGCATGCGCTGCTGCCGGTCACGCGGCCCGTCCCTTCGAAGACACAGGTCGTCGTGAAGATCATCGAGGAGTATCTGCCGAAGGCGATGGCGCGGGCTGCGGACGGCGCGCTCGACATATAG
- a CDS encoding LysE family translocator: protein MPTLQVMLKMALYVSLVLATPGPTNTLLLSSGIKVGFRQSSPLLVAEALGYGFAISLWGFFLATFAATRPWLYDVLKLGSSAYICYLALQLWKSPRFEDIQSGAIGFRDMFVATTMNPKALLFATAIFPPQAFVSVPFYLCSIAVFTALAVTIGSMWLTIGGVLTARRSLATHTGTLLRGASVVLLMFAGTLAFSVLNR from the coding sequence ATGCCGACATTGCAAGTGATGTTGAAGATGGCACTTTACGTTTCGCTGGTCCTGGCCACGCCAGGGCCGACAAATACCCTGCTGCTGTCCTCAGGGATCAAGGTCGGCTTCCGGCAATCGTCGCCTCTCCTGGTTGCAGAGGCATTGGGCTATGGCTTCGCGATATCACTGTGGGGTTTCTTCCTGGCGACATTCGCGGCCACACGGCCGTGGCTTTACGATGTGCTGAAGCTGGGGAGCTCGGCCTATATTTGCTATCTCGCCCTGCAGCTGTGGAAAAGCCCACGCTTTGAAGACATCCAGTCGGGTGCCATCGGCTTTCGCGACATGTTCGTCGCGACGACCATGAACCCGAAGGCGTTATTGTTCGCCACTGCGATCTTTCCCCCGCAGGCTTTCGTATCGGTTCCGTTCTATCTCTGCTCGATCGCGGTCTTCACGGCGCTCGCCGTGACGATCGGTTCGATGTGGCTCACCATCGGCGGCGTCTTGACGGCGCGCCGGTCTCTGGCCACACATACCGGAACGCTGCTTCGCGGTGCGTCGGTAGTGCTGTTGATGTTCGCGGGCACGCTGGCGTTTTCCGTACTCAACCGCTAG
- a CDS encoding tryptophan halogenase family protein yields MSNPIKNIVIVGGGTAGWMAASYLVRALQQHTNITLIESAAIPRIGVGEATIPSLQKVFFDFLGIPEREWMPQVNGAFKAAIKFVNWRKSPERSRDDHFYHLFGNVPNCDGVPLTHYWLRKREQGFQQPMEYACYPQPGALDGKLAPCLSDGTRQMSHAWHFDAHLVADFLKRWAVERGVKRVVDEVVEVRLNDRGYISSLSTKEGRTLEADLFIDCSGMRGLLINQALKEPFIDMSDYLLCDSAVASAVPNADARVGVEPYTSAIAMNSGWTWKIPMLGRFGSGYVFSSKFTSRDQATADFLNLWGLSDKQPLNQIKFRVGRNGRAWVNNCVAIGLSSCFLEPLESTGIYFIYAALYQLVKHFPDTSFDPRLADAFNAEIVHMFDDCRDFVQAHYFTTSRDDTPFWLANRHDLRLSDAIKEKVQRYKAGLPLTTTSFDDSTYYETFDYEFRNFWLNGNYYCIFAGLGMLPDRSLPLLRHRPESIDKAEAMFARIRREAERLRTSLPTNYDYLRSLRDGDAGLSRSQPGSTLAAPEIL; encoded by the coding sequence ATGAGCAACCCGATCAAGAATATCGTCATCGTGGGCGGCGGCACCGCGGGCTGGATGGCCGCCTCGTACCTCGTCCGTGCGCTCCAGCAGCACACGAACATTACGCTCATCGAGTCTGCGGCGATCCCCCGGATCGGCGTGGGCGAGGCGACCATCCCGAGTTTGCAGAAGGTGTTCTTCGACTTCCTCGGGATACCGGAGCGGGAGTGGATGCCCCAGGTGAACGGTGCGTTCAAGGCCGCCATCAAGTTCGTGAACTGGAGGAAGTCGCCCGAGCGCTCGCGCGACGATCACTTCTACCATTTGTTCGGCAACGTGCCGAACTGCGACGGCGTGCCGCTTACCCACTACTGGCTGCGCAAGCGCGAACAGGGCTTCCAGCAGCCGATGGAGTACGCGTGCTACCCGCAGCCCGGGGCGCTCGACGGCAAGCTCGCACCGTGCCTGTCCGACGGCACCCGCCAGATGTCCCACGCGTGGCACTTCGACGCCCACCTGGTGGCCGACTTCCTGAAGCGCTGGGCCGTCGAACGCGGGGTGAAACGGGTGGTCGACGAGGTCGTGGAGGTTCGCCTGAACGACCGCGGCTACATCTCCAGCCTGTCCACCAAGGAGGGGCGCACGCTGGAGGCGGACCTGTTCATCGATTGCTCCGGCATGCGGGGGCTCCTGATCAACCAGGCCCTGAAGGAGCCCTTCATCGACATGTCCGACTACCTGCTGTGCGACAGCGCGGTCGCCAGCGCCGTGCCCAACGCCGACGCGCGCGTGGGGGTCGAGCCGTACACCTCCGCGATCGCCATGAATTCGGGGTGGACCTGGAAGATTCCGATGCTGGGCCGGTTCGGCAGCGGCTACGTCTTCTCGAGCAAGTTCACGTCGCGCGACCAGGCCACCGCCGACTTCCTCAACCTCTGGGGCCTCTCGGACAAGCAGCCGCTCAACCAGATCAAGTTCCGGGTCGGGCGCAACGGGCGGGCGTGGGTCAACAACTGCGTCGCTATCGGGCTGTCGTCGTGCTTTTTGGAGCCCCTGGAATCGACGGGAATCTACTTCATCTACGCGGCGCTTTACCAGCTCGTGAAGCACTTCCCCGATACCTCGTTCGACCCGCGGTTGGCGGACGCATTCAACGCCGAGATCGTCCACATGTTCGACGACTGCCGGGATTTCGTCCAGGCGCACTATTTCACCACGTCGCGCGACGACACGCCGTTCTGGCTCGCGAACCGGCACGACCTGCGGCTCTCGGACGCCATCAAGGAAAAGGTTCAGCGCTACAAGGCGGGGCTGCCGCTGACCACCACGTCGTTCGACGATTCCACGTACTACGAAACGTTTGACTACGAATTCAGGAACTTCTGGTTGAACGGAAACTACTACTGCATCTTTGCCGGCTTGGGCATGTTGCCCGACCGGTCGCTGCCGCTCTTGCGGCACCGACCGGAGTCGATCGACAAGGCCGAGGCGATGTTCGCCCGCATCCGGCGCGAGGCCGAGCGTCTGCGGACCAGCCTGCCGACGAACTACGACTACCTGCGGTCGCTGCGTGACGGCGACGCGGGGCTGTCTCGCAGCCAGCCCGGATCGACGCTCGCGGCGCCGGAAATCCTGTAG
- a CDS encoding NAD(P)H-dependent oxidoreductase: MTLLHADSSIIGDQSVSRLLTASIVASHKKVNPSIEIACHDLAAEPLDHLDGPEFAVVRDSEPIAGPTVSHSQQVHDYFDH; this comes from the coding sequence ATGACACTACTGCATGCCGATTCCAGCATCATCGGCGATCAATCGGTAAGCCGACTGCTCACGGCTTCGATCGTCGCATCTCACAAGAAGGTCAATCCTTCAATTGAAATTGCCTGCCATGACCTTGCTGCCGAGCCGCTCGACCATCTCGACGGTCCCGAGTTCGCCGTGGTACGAGACTCGGAGCCGATCGCTGGCCCCACTGTATCGCATAGTCAGCAAGTCCATGATTACTTTGACCATTAA
- a CDS encoding extracellular catalytic domain type 1 short-chain-length polyhydroxyalkanoate depolymerase, producing the protein MPRKKTNVWLSGLDLLSSLTVARPKKRKNVARKPPTVKTARPVATKRVGKPRTGRPPSMRAAGRWIRSFHSAPPLAGRLVNHLTYALYLPATAAVPAELPLVVMLHGCRQTVESFAAGTRICRLADRAGFAVLLPEQAKTAHPHRCWHWHENLTHSEAPAVASLVAAIVREHGFNHQRVYLAGISAGAGLAAVLGIHYPALFAAVGLHSGPVFGVTSSAMSAMRVMRNGSREDPLRLIEASVDVSSYPGMPAIIVHGELDAVVAKRNAAQLGVEFARLNQLVDAQGALRVGEQRTYTRDAVDYVDFLKAGRLVVRICIVRGLGHAWSGGDPREAFHSDKGPDATAKLWDFFRRQRRGAA; encoded by the coding sequence ATGCCCAGGAAAAAGACCAACGTCTGGCTCAGCGGTCTCGATCTGCTCTCCAGCCTGACGGTCGCTCGGCCGAAGAAGAGGAAAAACGTCGCGCGCAAACCGCCGACGGTCAAGACCGCTCGTCCGGTCGCCACGAAGCGCGTCGGCAAACCGCGTACGGGCCGCCCTCCATCGATGCGAGCGGCCGGTCGGTGGATACGCTCGTTTCATTCCGCGCCGCCATTGGCCGGCCGGCTCGTCAACCATCTCACGTATGCGTTGTATCTGCCGGCTACTGCGGCGGTGCCGGCGGAGCTGCCCCTCGTCGTCATGCTGCATGGTTGCCGGCAGACTGTGGAGTCGTTCGCCGCCGGCACGCGCATTTGCCGGCTCGCCGATCGCGCCGGTTTTGCGGTGCTGCTTCCCGAGCAGGCGAAGACCGCGCACCCTCATCGATGCTGGCATTGGCACGAGAACCTGACGCACTCCGAGGCGCCTGCCGTCGCATCGCTCGTCGCGGCGATCGTCCGGGAACACGGCTTCAACCATCAGCGCGTCTATCTCGCGGGCATCTCGGCGGGAGCCGGCCTCGCCGCGGTTCTAGGGATTCACTACCCCGCGCTCTTTGCCGCCGTCGGTCTACACTCGGGCCCGGTGTTCGGTGTCACAAGTTCCGCCATGAGCGCCATGCGCGTCATGCGTAATGGCAGTCGTGAAGATCCGCTGCGCCTGATCGAGGCGTCGGTCGACGTCTCCAGCTATCCGGGCATGCCTGCCATCATCGTCCACGGTGAGCTCGATGCCGTTGTCGCGAAGCGCAACGCCGCACAGCTCGGCGTCGAATTTGCACGGCTCAACCAGCTGGTCGATGCCCAAGGCGCGTTACGCGTCGGCGAACAGCGCACATATACGCGCGATGCTGTCGACTACGTGGACTTTCTGAAGGCCGGCCGGCTCGTCGTGAGGATCTGTATCGTTCGAGGCCTCGGTCACGCTTGGAGCGGTGGCGACCCTCGCGAAGCGTTTCATTCCGACAAGGGTCCTGACGCGACGGCGAAGCTTTGGGATTTTTTTAGACGGCAGCGTCGCGGCGCCGCATGA
- a CDS encoding MFS transporter, with protein sequence MSTVVSLQNGDRTSALYRRLDRRLLSFLLICYLFACLDRLNVGFARLHMQSDIGLTDAQYGLAAGIFFIGYALFEVPSNLLLPKTGARKAISRILVLWGLTSAAMVATRDATTFYVLRFLLGVFEAGFTPGILFYLTCWYPESRRAKAIAAVMIGGPLAGVLGGPLSMWIMTTFAGLGGLSGWQWMYLIEGLPCVALGIMARVLLADRPETASWLSPEERQELVDMAAKPQHAKRHGFAEVVKDPYVYLMSAAYFCVICGIYLINFWLPGLLAAGGVTDPMKIGLYSSIPFVAATIGMIVAGRSSDRRNERRWHSAIPALVSAISLAATALSSDRLDVSLICITIATTAMWMAYTVFWTIPSAYLKGPAAAGGIALINTIGVLGGFFSPAAIGWLRTSTGSFRACLLLMVAIMAIGAALLAATRPAPVSGRGKSEICER encoded by the coding sequence ATGTCCACTGTCGTCTCGCTCCAGAATGGCGATCGCACGTCGGCGCTGTATCGCCGGCTCGACCGCCGCCTGCTTTCCTTTCTGCTCATCTGTTATTTGTTTGCATGCCTTGACCGGCTCAATGTTGGTTTCGCCCGGCTGCACATGCAGTCCGACATCGGCTTGACCGATGCGCAATACGGGCTGGCCGCCGGCATATTCTTCATCGGATACGCGCTCTTCGAGGTGCCGTCCAACCTGCTGCTGCCGAAAACCGGCGCACGCAAGGCCATCAGCAGGATCCTGGTGCTGTGGGGCCTGACGTCCGCAGCCATGGTCGCGACGCGCGATGCGACGACGTTCTATGTGCTGCGCTTTCTCCTGGGCGTCTTCGAGGCCGGATTCACGCCGGGCATCCTCTTCTATCTGACCTGCTGGTATCCCGAATCCCGCCGTGCGAAAGCCATCGCCGCAGTGATGATCGGCGGCCCCCTTGCGGGCGTGCTCGGCGGCCCGCTGTCGATGTGGATCATGACGACCTTCGCAGGCTTGGGCGGCCTGTCCGGCTGGCAGTGGATGTACCTGATCGAAGGGCTGCCGTGCGTCGCGCTCGGCATCATGGCCCGCGTGCTGCTTGCCGATCGCCCCGAGACGGCATCGTGGCTGTCACCCGAGGAGCGGCAGGAACTCGTCGACATGGCCGCGAAGCCTCAACATGCGAAGCGGCACGGTTTCGCCGAAGTCGTGAAGGACCCGTACGTCTATTTGATGAGCGCCGCCTATTTCTGCGTCATTTGCGGCATCTACCTGATCAATTTCTGGCTGCCCGGCCTGCTGGCGGCCGGCGGCGTCACCGATCCGATGAAGATCGGCCTCTATTCGTCGATTCCGTTCGTTGCCGCGACCATCGGCATGATCGTCGCCGGCCGTAGTTCCGATCGCCGCAACGAGCGGCGCTGGCACAGCGCGATTCCGGCGCTGGTCAGCGCGATTTCGCTCGCCGCTACTGCCTTGTCGAGCGACAGGCTCGATGTTTCGCTGATTTGCATCACGATTGCGACGACCGCGATGTGGATGGCCTACACGGTATTCTGGACCATTCCATCCGCCTATCTGAAAGGACCCGCCGCCGCGGGCGGCATCGCGCTGATCAATACGATCGGCGTGTTGGGCGGCTTTTTCAGCCCGGCGGCGATCGGCTGGCTGCGGACGTCGACCGGGAGTTTCCGCGCGTGCCTGCTGTTGATGGTGGCCATCATGGCCATCGGCGCCGCGCTGCTTGCGGCCACCCGACCCGCTCCCGTTTCCGGGCGCGGGAAAAGTGAAATATGCGAACGTTGA
- a CDS encoding Rieske 2Fe-2S domain-containing protein: MNDVQLDQAVANEHTPGAYDATTRLAASWYVAMRSDDLKDKPTELTLFGRPCVAWRGATGRAVVMDRHCSHLGANLADGRVKDGCIQCPFHHWRYDEQGQCVHIPGHSPAVSRLEPVPRGARQPTLVTAERYGYVWVWYGSPQPLHPLPEIAAADVDNNDFMHLHFAFETTTAVLRIVENFYDAQHATPVHALPISAFELKLFDDWRRWPEVESLARAGAWFGAGIDFTVDRYFGPLGMLSRALGLNMSQMNLHFDGYPGGCVMTVALDGDFKYKLLQCVTPVSDGKNVMHMLISIKKVGGALRRATDYVLFGLQTRQAAGYDVKIWNGMKPDGGGAYSRYDKLVLKYRAFYRGWVDRVADATARPHVPSPWSRS; this comes from the coding sequence ATGAACGACGTTCAATTGGATCAAGCGGTCGCCAACGAGCATACCCCGGGGGCGTACGACGCGACCACGCGCCTGGCCGCGAGCTGGTACGTCGCGATGCGCTCGGACGACCTCAAGGACAAGCCGACGGAATTGACGCTCTTCGGCCGTCCGTGCGTGGCGTGGCGCGGCGCGACGGGGCGGGCCGTGGTGATGGACCGCCACTGCTCGCACCTCGGCGCGAACCTGGCTGACGGGCGGGTCAAGGACGGGTGCATCCAGTGCCCGTTTCACCACTGGCGGTACGACGAGCAGGGCCAGTGCGTTCACATCCCCGGCCACAGCCCGGCGGTGAGCCGGCTGGAGCCCGTCCCGCGCGGGGCGCGCCAGCCGACGTTGGTCACCGCCGAGCGATACGGCTACGTGTGGGTCTGGTACGGTTCCCCGCAGCCGCTGCATCCGCTGCCCGAAATCGCCGCGGCCGACGTCGACAACAACGACTTCATGCACCTGCACTTCGCGTTCGAGACGACGACGGCGGTCTTGCGGATCGTCGAGAACTTCTACGACGCGCAGCACGCGACCCCCGTGCACGCGCTCCCGATCTCGGCCTTCGAGCTCAAGCTCTTCGACGATTGGCGCCGGTGGCCGGAGGTCGAGTCGCTGGCCCGGGCGGGCGCGTGGTTCGGTGCCGGGATCGACTTCACCGTGGACCGGTACTTCGGGCCCCTCGGCATGCTGTCGCGCGCGCTCGGCCTGAACATGTCGCAGATGAACCTGCACTTCGATGGCTACCCCGGCGGGTGCGTCATGACCGTCGCGCTGGACGGAGACTTCAAATACAAGCTGCTCCAGTGTGTGACGCCGGTGAGCGACGGCAAAAACGTCATGCACATGCTCATCTCGATCAAGAAGGTGGGCGGCGCCCTGCGCCGCGCGACCGACTACGTGCTGTTCGGGTTGCAGACCAGACAGGCCGCGGGGTACGACGTCAAGATCTGGAACGGGATGAAGCCTGACGGCGGCGGCGCATACAGCAGGTACGACAAGCTCGTGCTCAAGTACCGCGCGTTCTACCGGGGCTGGGTCGACCGCGTCGCCGACGCGACTGCTCGACCGCACGTGCCCTCACCTTGGTCGCGATCGTAA